A genomic segment from Actinoplanes sichuanensis encodes:
- a CDS encoding lasso peptide biosynthesis B2 protein, translating to MTAPEPGPGRRIVVRTVIVAARVLSGRSPQRIHRVLTRLSRGARPATYREAALARSEVSLVDAYCGGPFGCLPRSIATAMLCRLRGGWPTWHTGPRAHPPFSAHAWVEVDGVAVDEPFPDGFHIPMLTVAAPRA from the coding sequence ATGACCGCGCCGGAGCCGGGCCCGGGCCGCCGGATCGTGGTCCGCACGGTGATCGTGGCGGCCCGTGTGCTGTCCGGCCGATCCCCGCAGCGCATCCACCGGGTGCTGACCCGCCTGAGCCGTGGCGCCCGGCCGGCCACCTACCGGGAGGCGGCCCTCGCCCGCAGCGAGGTGTCGCTCGTCGACGCGTACTGCGGCGGCCCGTTCGGCTGCCTGCCCCGGTCGATCGCCACGGCGATGCTGTGCCGGCTGCGCGGTGGCTGGCCGACCTGGCACACCGGTCCGCGAGCCCATCCACCGTTCAGCGCGCACGCCTGGGTCGAGGTCGACGGGGTCGCGGTGGACGAGCCGTTCCCCGACGGCTTCCACATCCCGATGCTGACCGTCGCCGCGCCGCGCGCCTGA
- a CDS encoding lasso peptide biosynthesis PqqD family chaperone: MMWQLRPGVSWTATEYGGVLLDATSGDYWTLNHTGAAVIASIVTDGGTDGVAARLAADFDADHDDIAGDVSSLVGELEAARLVVRR; encoded by the coding sequence ATGATGTGGCAGCTCCGGCCCGGAGTCTCGTGGACGGCCACCGAGTACGGCGGGGTGCTCCTCGACGCGACGAGCGGCGACTACTGGACCCTCAACCACACCGGCGCCGCGGTGATCGCGTCGATAGTCACCGACGGCGGGACCGACGGGGTGGCCGCGCGGCTGGCCGCGGACTTCGACGCCGACCACGACGACATCGCCGGTGACGTGTCGTCGCTCGTCGGCGAACTGGAGGCGGCCCGTCTGGTGGTCCGGCGATGA
- a CDS encoding glucose-6-phosphate dehydrogenase, with translation MTDQTLIILGASGDLTARLLLPGLGALLTAGHAPGLTLIGAAIDDWDDTRWRQRVRDSFGIENPVADSARWVRTDVTHTDDLRRLLDEAERHGPVVIFFALPPAVTAKACEALLDVELPPGTRLVLEKPFGTGSASAAEVNALLSRLVPEERVHRVDHFLGKSTVLNILGLRFANRIFEPVLDATHVESVEIVFDENLALEGRAGYYDRAGALADMIQSHLLQILALLTMEAPFTLAAAEFRDRKADVLRATRLWGDPATSTLRARYTAGDLDGRKLPDYTDEPGVDPARETETLAEIVLAVDTWRWAGVPFRLRSGKAIGASRKEAVITFKRPPRVPDGLRGCDQPDRLRIGFGPDHLAIDFNINGPGDPFELDAVTLEADFGQGDLPPYGEVLRGVFQDDPTLSVRADTAEQCWRIIEPVQQAWRSGRVPLLEYPAGTTGPGLTLS, from the coding sequence ATGACGGACCAGACCCTGATCATTCTCGGCGCGAGCGGCGACCTGACCGCCCGGCTGCTGCTGCCGGGCCTCGGCGCACTGCTCACCGCCGGGCACGCGCCCGGCCTGACCCTGATCGGCGCGGCGATCGACGACTGGGACGACACCCGCTGGCGGCAGCGCGTCCGCGACTCGTTCGGCATCGAGAACCCGGTCGCCGACTCGGCCCGCTGGGTCCGCACCGACGTCACACACACCGACGACCTGCGCCGCCTACTCGACGAGGCGGAGAGGCACGGCCCGGTGGTGATCTTCTTCGCGCTGCCGCCGGCGGTCACCGCGAAGGCCTGCGAGGCACTGCTCGACGTGGAGCTGCCGCCCGGCACCCGGCTGGTGCTGGAGAAGCCGTTCGGTACCGGCAGCGCGTCCGCCGCCGAGGTGAATGCGCTGCTCAGCCGCCTGGTCCCGGAGGAGCGGGTGCACCGGGTGGACCACTTCCTCGGCAAGTCGACCGTGCTCAACATCCTCGGCCTGCGGTTCGCCAACCGGATCTTCGAGCCGGTCCTGGACGCCACCCACGTCGAGTCGGTGGAGATCGTCTTCGACGAGAACCTCGCGCTCGAAGGACGGGCCGGCTACTACGACCGGGCTGGCGCGCTGGCCGACATGATCCAGAGTCACCTGTTGCAGATCCTCGCGCTGCTCACCATGGAGGCGCCGTTCACGCTGGCCGCCGCCGAGTTCCGGGACCGCAAGGCCGACGTGCTGCGCGCCACCCGGCTGTGGGGCGACCCGGCCACCAGCACCCTGCGCGCCCGCTACACCGCCGGTGACCTGGACGGCCGCAAGCTGCCCGACTACACCGACGAGCCCGGCGTCGACCCGGCCCGCGAGACCGAGACGCTGGCCGAGATCGTCCTGGCCGTCGACACGTGGCGCTGGGCGGGTGTGCCGTTCCGGCTGCGCTCGGGCAAGGCGATCGGCGCGAGCCGCAAGGAGGCGGTGATCACCTTCAAGCGACCGCCCCGCGTCCCGGACGGCCTGCGCGGCTGCGACCAGCCCGATCGGCTGCGGATCGGGTTCGGCCCGGACCACCTGGCCATCGACTTCAACATCAACGGCCCGGGTGATCCGTTCGAGCTCGATGCGGTCACGCTGGAGGCCGATTTCGGTCAGGGCGATCTCCCACCGTACGGGGAGGTGCTGCGCGGGGTCTTCCAGGACGACCCGACCCTGTCGGTACGGGCGGACACCGCCGAACAGTGCTGGCGCATCATCGAGCCGGTCCAGCAGGCGTGGCGCTCGGGCCGGGTGCCGCTGCTGGAGTACCCGGCGGGAACCACCGGCCCCGGTCTCACCCTGTCCTAG
- a CDS encoding MauE/DoxX family redox-associated membrane protein, with protein sequence MTAPIVIALYTAWACRCLLAVVFAVSVLSKVRSATAFAEFRTAASVLSGSTGRRAAAAAIAVVGAEIAVVVGPAPWVFAVALVLLVAFTVALHRNGRSAAPVACRCFGSAEAATGNLPLLRNAVLLSAAAAGLGCSLAAPSRPPVADALVLAAGAVVVATGLVRLEHVVGRLTARI encoded by the coding sequence GTGACCGCCCCGATCGTGATCGCGCTGTACACCGCCTGGGCCTGCCGCTGCCTGCTCGCCGTGGTGTTCGCCGTCTCGGTACTGAGCAAGGTGCGCAGCGCCACCGCGTTCGCCGAGTTCCGTACCGCCGCCTCGGTCCTGTCGGGGTCGACCGGACGCCGGGCGGCGGCCGCGGCGATCGCGGTCGTCGGCGCCGAGATCGCCGTCGTCGTCGGCCCGGCGCCGTGGGTCTTCGCCGTCGCCCTCGTGCTGCTCGTCGCCTTCACCGTCGCGCTGCACCGCAACGGCCGGTCCGCGGCGCCGGTGGCCTGCCGGTGTTTCGGGTCGGCCGAGGCCGCCACCGGGAACCTGCCACTGCTGCGCAACGCCGTGCTCCTGTCGGCCGCGGCCGCCGGGCTGGGGTGCTCGCTCGCCGCCCCGAGCCGGCCACCGGTCGCCGACGCGCTGGTCCTGGCCGCCGGCGCGGTCGTGGTGGCGACCGGGCTGGTCCGGCTGGAGCACGTGGTCGGCCGCCTCACCGCACGAATCTAG
- a CDS encoding TlpA family protein disulfide reductase — MTVLVTAVVILALVSALNMLLILSVARQTQRNSELLWPVAERGVPAKALPVGATVGPVDGAWAGDTLVAFLVPGCGSCREVRRQLRPRAARWPGGRDRVLVVVTGRNATKSYAASLAGVARVVVDTDETVRTAFGVRGLPALFVVAPDGELTWTGVHVEAVPEPVEASR, encoded by the coding sequence ATGACCGTGCTCGTCACCGCCGTCGTCATCCTGGCGCTGGTCAGTGCCCTCAACATGCTGCTGATCCTGTCGGTCGCCCGGCAGACGCAGCGCAACTCCGAGCTGCTGTGGCCGGTCGCCGAACGGGGCGTGCCGGCCAAGGCGCTGCCGGTCGGTGCGACGGTCGGCCCGGTGGACGGCGCGTGGGCCGGTGACACCCTCGTCGCGTTCCTGGTGCCCGGTTGTGGATCGTGCCGCGAGGTGCGCCGGCAGCTGCGGCCGCGGGCCGCCCGCTGGCCCGGCGGCCGCGACCGGGTGCTGGTCGTGGTCACCGGGCGCAACGCGACGAAGAGCTACGCGGCGTCGCTGGCCGGCGTCGCGCGGGTGGTCGTCGACACCGACGAGACGGTACGGACGGCCTTCGGGGTCAGGGGCCTGCCGGCGCTCTTCGTGGTCGCCCCGGACGGGGAGCTGACCTGGACCGGGGTGCACGTGGAGGCGGTGCCGGAGCCGGTGGAGGCGTCGCGATGA
- a CDS encoding ABC transporter ATP-binding protein, giving the protein MTPLRSLLPYLRPHRAAIAGVIVIGLCAAAAGLALPLVARQLVDGLSERRPVLTAVVLLVALTLTTAVLNGVGAYLQTRAAEGVVLRVRQALVAHLTRLRVTVLDHDEPGDLTARVTSDSTLLRSVVTETLVGGITGTFMLAGVLVLMGAVDPVLLAVCAATMGVAGLFIGAMTRQVNRSSAQAQEAIGAVGARLERMFGGFRTVKACGAEQREEADLLRAVTRLRDAGVRAGAWSAGATSTVEIGAQTAFLVVLAVGGARVASGDVGIGTLVAFLLYVFMLVPPVSQVVQALVGYQTAAAGAARITRLLALPAEPLPRTAGPAATGRVPAAAVGFDDVHFRYGPQARVVHRGLSFDIPPLGVTAFVGASGEGKTTVFSLLERFHDVESGRVTVAGRDVRDWPLDRLRAIIGYVEQDAPGLSGTLRSNLLYGAPHAGEAELRSVLRLVRLDATVDRLPLGLDSPVGHRGARFSGGERQRLAIARALLRRPGLLLLDEATSQLDAVNEAALRDTVAEIAEHSTVLVVAHRLSTVTAADRIVVLDGGRVRAVGTHADLLREDALYADLAATQLLHAGPGARTG; this is encoded by the coding sequence ATGACGCCGTTGCGGAGCCTGCTGCCGTACCTGCGCCCGCACCGAGCCGCGATCGCCGGTGTGATCGTGATCGGACTGTGCGCCGCAGCCGCGGGCCTCGCCCTGCCGCTCGTCGCCCGACAGCTCGTCGACGGCCTGTCCGAGCGGCGCCCGGTGCTCACCGCGGTGGTCCTGCTGGTGGCGCTGACCCTGACCACCGCGGTCCTCAACGGCGTCGGCGCCTACCTGCAGACCCGGGCCGCCGAAGGTGTCGTCCTCCGGGTCCGGCAGGCCCTCGTCGCACACCTGACCCGGCTTCGGGTCACGGTTCTCGACCACGACGAGCCGGGCGACCTGACCGCCCGCGTCACCTCGGACAGCACCCTGCTGCGCAGCGTCGTCACCGAAACCCTGGTCGGCGGGATCACCGGCACGTTCATGCTGGCCGGGGTGCTGGTGCTGATGGGCGCCGTGGACCCGGTGCTGCTCGCTGTCTGCGCGGCGACGATGGGGGTCGCCGGCCTGTTCATCGGCGCCATGACCCGGCAGGTCAACCGGTCGTCGGCGCAGGCGCAGGAGGCGATCGGCGCGGTCGGCGCGCGGCTGGAGCGGATGTTCGGCGGCTTCCGGACGGTCAAGGCGTGCGGCGCCGAGCAGCGTGAGGAGGCCGACCTGCTCCGCGCGGTCACCCGGCTCCGGGACGCCGGTGTGCGGGCCGGCGCCTGGTCGGCCGGCGCCACCAGCACCGTGGAGATCGGCGCGCAGACCGCGTTCCTGGTGGTCCTGGCGGTCGGCGGGGCCCGGGTGGCGTCCGGCGACGTCGGCATCGGCACCCTCGTCGCGTTCCTGCTGTACGTGTTCATGCTGGTCCCACCGGTCAGCCAGGTGGTGCAGGCGCTGGTCGGCTACCAGACCGCGGCGGCCGGCGCGGCCCGCATCACCCGGCTGCTGGCCCTGCCGGCCGAGCCGCTCCCGAGGACCGCGGGCCCGGCCGCCACCGGCCGCGTGCCGGCGGCGGCGGTCGGCTTCGACGACGTCCATTTCCGGTACGGGCCACAGGCGCGCGTGGTCCACCGTGGACTGAGCTTCGACATCCCGCCGCTCGGGGTCACCGCCTTCGTCGGCGCCTCCGGCGAGGGCAAGACCACGGTCTTCTCGCTCCTCGAACGGTTCCATGACGTCGAGTCGGGCCGGGTCACCGTGGCCGGTCGCGACGTCCGGGACTGGCCTCTCGATCGACTGCGGGCGATCATCGGGTACGTCGAACAGGACGCCCCCGGGCTGTCCGGCACCCTGCGGTCCAACCTGCTGTACGGCGCACCGCACGCCGGTGAGGCCGAACTCCGCTCGGTGCTGCGCCTGGTCCGCCTGGACGCCACCGTCGACCGGCTCCCGCTCGGCCTGGACAGCCCGGTCGGACACCGCGGCGCCCGGTTCTCCGGCGGCGAACGGCAGCGCCTCGCCATCGCCCGGGCGCTGCTGCGCCGCCCCGGCCTGCTGCTGCTCGACGAGGCGACGTCCCAACTCGACGCGGTGAACGAGGCCGCGCTGCGCGACACCGTCGCCGAGATCGCCGAGCACAGCACCGTGCTGGTGGTCGCGCACCGGCTGTCCACGGTCACCGCCGCCGACCGGATCGTGGTGCTCGACGGCGGCCGGGTCCGCGCCGTGGGCACCCACGCCGACCTGCTCCGGGAGGACGCGCTCTACGCCGACCTGGCCGCCACCCAGCTGCTGCACGCCGGGCCCGGCGCTAGGACAGGGTGA
- a CDS encoding response regulator, whose amino-acid sequence MTTRPPIQVLVVDDEPLIAEAHRAYTEKVEGFVVVGVAHTAREAMTRLRAHPVDLVLLDLNLPDKHGLEIARALRAAGSGTDVLAVTSNRDIAMIRSAVALGVTHYLLKPFTFAAFRDKLDRYAQYRRQLAESAEVAAQHEVDRVFATLRGAPPDTLPKGLDPKTFDLILSALRAAAPAGLSAAEVGTRTGTSRVTARRYLEHLADSGRVVRSPRYGGPGRPEVEYRPASGGTHGP is encoded by the coding sequence GTGACCACCCGTCCACCGATCCAGGTGCTGGTGGTCGACGACGAGCCGCTGATCGCCGAGGCGCATCGTGCGTACACCGAGAAGGTCGAGGGTTTTGTGGTCGTCGGCGTGGCGCACACCGCGCGCGAGGCGATGACCAGGCTCCGCGCTCACCCGGTCGACCTCGTGCTGCTCGACCTGAATCTGCCGGACAAGCACGGTCTGGAGATCGCGCGGGCGTTGCGCGCGGCGGGCAGCGGCACCGACGTGCTGGCGGTGACCTCGAACCGGGACATCGCCATGATCCGTTCGGCGGTCGCGCTCGGGGTGACCCACTACCTGCTGAAACCGTTCACGTTCGCGGCGTTCCGCGACAAGCTCGACCGGTACGCCCAGTACCGCCGCCAGCTCGCCGAGTCGGCTGAGGTGGCCGCCCAGCACGAGGTGGACCGGGTGTTCGCGACGCTGCGTGGCGCCCCGCCGGACACCCTCCCCAAGGGACTGGACCCGAAGACGTTCGACCTGATCCTGTCGGCGCTGCGCGCGGCCGCCCCGGCCGGTCTGTCGGCGGCCGAGGTGGGCACGCGCACCGGCACGTCCCGGGTGACCGCCCGCCGCTACCTGGAACATCTCGCCGACTCGGGCCGGGTGGTGCGCAGTCCCCGCTACGGCGGGCCGGGCCGTCCCGAGGTCGAGTATCGACCGGCTTCCGGGGGTACCCACGGTCCATGA